TTAGGTATAAGAGCTCACCCTGATTTTGATGTTTATGCTGATATTTTATTTACGCTTTGTAGACATAGAAACGCAAGCAAAGATATTATACTTAAATTTGATAAAGCGCTTGCAAGACTAAATCCTGACTATAAAGAGGATATAAACGAAGCTGTGACAAAGGGGTTGAACTCAAGAAGAGTTTAAATCTCGATTTGCTCTGTCGCCAACCCTTGAATTATATATATGCCTTTCTTCTCAAGCTCATCAACAGTCTTCATATCCATAACGCCAACAGCTATAAGAGAGATACTTATACTGTCTGTAATAAGCCTAAGAGCGGAGAGTGATTGAGCACTCTGGTTTACAAAATAGCTACTCTCAGCTTTTATATATACAGGTCTTAACTCTTGGAGATATTGATAGTCATCACTCTCTCCTATAAATTCGAATATACCAATCTCAATACCATATTTTTGGAATAAATCTTTATATAATTTTATATGCTGAGAATCTTTACGAACCATCTTGTCTGGCATCTCAATGATTAATTTAAAAGGAAGCGCTTTATTCTTGAGAAGTTCACGTATCTCCTCATAAGTCTCTTTCATATCCAGATATTCATACGGTAGTCTGAGCGAGTAAGTGGAGTGACTTAAAATCATATCTGGAGTCTTAAAAAGCATACTTACAACATTTTTATATACATTGTTACTTAGTCCTGTTTGTATCGCAGGTGCCATAAATTGAGCGTAACTATAAGAGGTACTTTTATCCAATGCAAGGTTTATACTAAGAACGTGATGTTCAAGTTTTTTAGCTCTAGTGTCTATTACGGACCAAGAGACAAAGTTAAACCTATTTTTAAGCAATGCTTGATTAATAATCTTCTTCCACGCTTCTTTACCCATAACTTCATTTATATTTTCTGTTTTTACTAAATGAATGTTGTTTTTGTTAAATTTTGCTTGGGCCAGTGCATTGTCAGAGTTTGAAAATAGTTGAGCAATAGTATCTGTATGATTATATGCGTATAGCCCAAGAGAGACAAATGTTTCATCTTTATTTAAGCCACTCTCTTCAATCTCGTTTGTAATATTGTCATATATATCTTTTGCTATTCCTAAACCTTTCTCGCTAGTGCAATCAGGCAACAAAAGAGAAAACTCTGTAGGATTAATTCTAGCGACGATAGAGTTTTTAAATATTTTGGAATTACTTCTGAATATATCTGCTATTTTAAGAAAAAGCTTATCCACATCTTGGTGACCTAGCTTTTCATTTGCTTCTATCATTCCACTTAGAGCAACTATAATATTTATGCCGCCTTTTGAGCTTGCATCAATCTTAAGATACTCTGGGAGTCTATCTATAAGATATTGGCGATTTTTAAGAGAAGTGTTTTGATCAATATATTCTAGCTCTTTATGCATTTTTAGCTCTTCGTTGCCTTTATCAAACATAGCTTTTACTTTTGAGACCATATTATTCATGCCAAGAACAACATCTTTGAACTCTTTTGTATAAGGAATTGTATTTTGTATAATAAACTCATTGCGTATAACAGCAGAAGCTTGCTTTTGTACCTCTCTTAAAGGCCTTAAAATTGCATGTATAAGTAGATTTATAATAATTAGACTAAGCGAGGCAATTACACAAAAAGAGATAACGAGGTCTATTAGGATTGCGTATAGTTGCTTGTAAGCGTATGTAGCATCACTCTGTACTCTAAGTATTCCAACTTGACTCCAGCCAGCAGAAACGTTAGCAGATGCTATAGGTGCTTCAATCTTTATAGCATTAAAAAACCATTCGGGAATTGCTGTTATATCACCTTCGATAGTTCTGTCATAAAGGGCAATGTTGTCAACATCAAGAAGGGTTATATTGCGATAGTTTCCACTATCAAAGTTTGCATTAATCATGGTTGACATCATAGATAGGTCGCCGTTGGCACTTCCCAGTGAAAGACTAAGTGAGGTAGCAGTATTTTTAGCATCTTCGTAAAGCCTGTCCTGAACACCCTTGTTGGCACTTTGAAAGTTTAATATTAAAACTGTTGTTAAAATAGTGAGTAAAAAGAGTGAGAGCAGTAAGGCTATCTGTTTAAAGAGTGTCATATTTTTTTCCTTTTCATGTTGAGCTTTAGTTGGTCCCATTTTTTATGAGATTTTTTCGTATCTTTGCCTATCTGATTAAGTACATCACCATTGAAGTTGTAGATTGGGGTTAAATCTTTTCTTTGTGATGCTGAAAATATTTTATGATTGTTGTTGTCTAAAATAAGCGGTTCACTTCTTGGTGTTTCAAAGTATGTTAAAACCATATGAGGTTCTTTAAATTTTGTAGAACGAACATATGTAAAAAAAAGTTTTTTATAGTCTATACCTAAATACTTGAGAGCAAAGTATTTGCTTATTACATAGTCTTCGCAATCTCCCATATCTTTACCTAAAAATTCCCAAGGTGTAGCCCAATAATCTCTCATGTTATAGATTTTCATATCAGAAGAGTATCTAACATCATTAAAAAATTTGTTCACCGCTTCGAGTTTTTCCAAATCACTTTTATCTTTTACAGAATTAAGAGTTTCTTGAAGAAGAAAAAATCTTTTTTTTGCAAACACTTTATACTTCTGGGCAATCTCATCTAAAAGAGGTTTTTCTACATAATCTTCACTTGAAAAAGTGGTATTTACGAGCAATAATGATAATAGTATAAGAACTCTTAGTTTAAACATAAGTGATTATATCCAAAAAATTCTGAGATTATTGCTGTCTCTTATTGAAACCAGATGTGCCATCTTTTGATTGTGTTACAAAGTTATTTGAGTATGCTTTTAGATAGCTTGGGATTGCTCTGCCTTTTAGTTTCATCATATCTCCAAGCATTATATGGGCAACTTTCTCATTTTTCATTCCCTTGACTTTACACAGATACATAAAAAGGAGCTCCCCTAGCCTTGTTAATGAAATATTGTGGGTAGAGTCAGTCTGCTTATATATCCACATGTTAAAGGTATAAAAATTCTCATAAACACTTTTATCTTGCCAGATTAGTTTAACACTCTCTTTGAAATTTCCGCTGTTATAAGTCAAATCCCAAAATCTTGAAAATCTTTTCATAATTTGAATATCATTGAAGCTCAGCTCACTATTTTTCAAAATATCATATGGAGGAATGTCGCTGTACACCATTTTATGCTCGATATCATGTCTGTTTATAAAGGTTCCAGATAGTTTTTTAAGTATCCCTATTTGTATCTCACAACTACTTAAGCTTACCAGTTCATCTAAATTTTTACCAAAGCTCTCTAGGGATTCCCCAGGAAGTCCAACTATAAGGTCGAGATGGATATGCGCATCTGTTTCATTCTCTAAAAATTTTATATTTTCTTTAATCTTATCCAGTTTCAGTGGTCTTGAAATATTGTTTGCAATCTCAAGGTTGAGTGTTTGTATACCTATCTCTAGTTGCAGTGCGCCATGTGGAAATTGCGATATTTTTTCTTTTATTGAGTCTGGAAAATGATCAGGAATAACTTCAAAGTGAGCAAAGTAAGGAGCTTTATCCTCTTTTGATAAAAAGAAATCCAAAAGCCTGTTTGCAGTTTTCATATTTAGATTAAAAGTTCTATCAATGAACTTAAAATTGCGTGCTCCTCTTTGCCAAAGTAGTTCGAACTCCTTTAGAAGTTCATCTAAATTAAAAGCTCTTACTTTTTCATCCATAGATGAGAGGCAAAATTCACACTCAAAAGGGCAACCTCTTGAAGCTTCTACATAAATATAGCGATTTTTAATATCGTCATCTGTGTAAAATTTATATGGAAGTTCTAAGTTTTTAAGAGATGGCATTGCAGCTTTTATAACTCTATTTGAGAAAGTTTTATCTTTTAAGATATCTCTGCAAAGCTCATAAAATGCTAAATCAGCCTCTCCTTGAATGATAAAGTCTGCCAAATCCATACTTACACGAAATGGCTCATGTGAAACTTCGGGACCACCTAGCACTATTTTTGTATCAGGGGAGACTTTTTTAATGATATGTATAAGTTCATTTACTTGTGTAACATTCCAGATATAAACACCTATACCTATAATATCCGGGGTATGGATAAGTATTTTTTCAGCGACAGTTTGCATAGCGTCATTTATGCTAAACTCCAATATGGCAGTGTTTCCCTGCAGTTCTTTAAGATTTGCATATAAGTATCTTAAAGCTATTGACGTGTGAGTAAATCTTGAGTTGAGTGTTGTGAGGATGATTTTTTTCATGATTTCCTCTGTAGTTGAGGTTTTGAGTTAGTGTTTGTCTAAGCCAAAAAGGGGAGGAAAAGGCTTAGACGGTTCTAGCAAATTTATAAATTTTTTAAATCCAATTATGAAAAGGGGAGAAACATAATTAAGATTCCTAATTGTATTGGTTATAAGTTAATAATGGGTAAATGCCTACACATCTTCTTACATTCTGTTATAATTTCATCCTAATCAAAGAGGATAACCATGTCAACACTTTTAGCTACCTTTTACTTCTTCTATTTTTCAATTATAGGTGTTTATATAATTTTTATGCCAAAAGTGTTAGCTATGTCAGGATACTCTGCTAGTGAGATAGGTATTATCTTTGCGGCAGGACCATTGGTTCGTTTTTTAGTCCCTTTTGCTTTTATAAAAGGTCTGAAATTAACTATAAATATGTTTAAAGCCGCTCTTGCCGTAATGTTTTTAAGCGCACTCTCTTTTTACTTCTCTCTAGATAGCTTCTATAAGTTGCTATTTTCAAATATAGGATTAGGAGTAGGACTTAGTTTAGTACTTCCATATATAGAGTTGATATCACTAAAGCATATAGGCAAAGAGAGGTATGGGAAAATAAGGCTTTTTGGTTCAGTCGGTTTTGTTTTAGTGGCGTTAGTGTTAGTAAAGTTTTTAAGCTCCGGAAATATTGCACTTAACTATCTCTTAGTCTTAACTTTCATAACGACCATCATAGCTTTTATTATTGCAAAGAATGCTCAAGCAATACTTGATAATACAGAAGCTGTACAAAACGATATAGATATCCTAGCAGATTGGAAATTGTGGGCTGGACTTACCCTTATGCAGGTTAGTTTTGGCTCATTTTATAACTTCTTTACTATTTATGAGACAGATTATGGGGTCAGTTTGGATATGACCATATATCTTTGGAGCTTTGGTGTCGTAGCTGAGATATTTATGCTCTTTTTCCAAGGCAAACTTCTACGAAACAATCTTCTTCTAATACTTCAAATAACTACTTTTGTAACTTCCATTAGATGGTTTTTACTTTTTTTATTTCCTCAAAATTTAATGGTTCTTTTCTTTGCACAGGGAATGCACGCACTTAGTTTCGCACTGTTTCACTCAGCGGCAATTAGTTATCTTTACTATCTATATAAACATAAGTCTTTGGCTCAACAGTTTTTTTCAGGAATTACTTACGGTGCAGGGGCTTTTATGGGGGCTTTAATTGCCGGTTACGTCTATGAGTGGTATCCGAAGTATCTGTTTTTCAGTGCGACTCTAATCGCACTAATGGCAACTCTGTTTTTATATCTCTGGGGAGTGAATACAAAAAAATCAAATCTGCTATGATTAAATTTTATCTGTATGAATATCCATCTGAGGATAAGGGATTGAGATTCCTTTTTCATCGAATGTTAGTTTTACTTTTTCTAACATGTCAAAATAAACATCCCAATAATCATCTGTTTTAACCCATACACGAAATGTAAAGTTTACACTGCTCTCACCCAATTCACTTACAGCAACAAGTGGTGCAGGCTCTTTTAAAGCTCTCTCATCGGCATTTATAATCTCTATCAGAGTCTCTTTTGCAAGTTTTAAATCATCGCCGTAGCCGATTCCAAATATGTGATCAACTCGACGTTGTTCTCTTTGCGAGAAGTTTATAATATTTCCACCAATAATAGAGGAGTTAGGAACTATAACAATGCTTTTATCTATTGGTTCAATGATTGTTGAAAATAAGTTTATATCCTTTACTGTACCAGTTGCTCCGCCTGCTTGAATGGTGTCTCCAACTTTAAAAGGACGGAATATTATAATTAATACAGCAGCTCCTATGTTTGAAAGTGAGTCTTTTAGGGCTAAACCTATAGCTAAACCGGCTGCACCAAATATAGCGAGGAAAGACGTGGTATTTATACCTAGAGCATTTAAAGCCGCTAAAACTACTACAAGCATCAAAACAAAATATATAACTGACTCTAAAAACTCAACAAATGTTTTGTCTATATTTGCTTTTATCATAAGGTGCTTTAGTAGGGCGGTTAACTTTTTAACAACAATTTTACCAATGAAAAAGATAAGTAATGCAGCAACAATTTTTAGTGAGTATTCACTGGCGTATTGAGTAACTATATCTGTGTATTTAGAAAAATCCATAAGAATCTTCTCCTTTTATTTTAGAAATTAAAGACGAATGTTGTTGTCTGCGTAAAATCAGACTTTTTAACACCTACGGGAGGGTTGGTGTCCGTATCCCATGTAGTGTTGAATTTTAAAAATAGCTCTTTGAAGAGATTTATTTTTAGCTCTAACTTATTTGTTTGTATGTAGTCGCTAAAGTCATTGAGTTTAGGCTGGTAGTATAATGAACACGAAAATGTTGAATTCGTAGAGAAGCCAACACTGTAAGCAAGATATGAATTTAATCTTATATTGTTTTCTGATGGATCTATTTGTGGATTGGTATATCTTATATCTTCATTGAAGAGACCAAGCCCAAAAAAACCTTTGCCGTTTTGAGCACTGTTAAACACTCTGTATCTTAGTCCGGCCCCACCTAATATTCTGCTGTTAATTCGCTTGAAATCATCATTTTCGAATTGAGCAAAGAGTTCATATCTTAAATTTTCATCTGTTGTTAATGAGTGTATATATCTAAAGTGGGAAAAAGCTTTATTTGTATCTTTTACATTGTTAGATTTTCCATACTCTCCAGATATCTCTGCCCACGCTACACAGCTAGTGTTGTTGTCATAAGAGAGCCTTGCAGAGGCTTTATAGTTGTCCTTTTCTGTATTGCCACGTTTTGTTTCAAGACCTATCTCAATATTTGTGGAAAAACCAGCTTTATTGCCAATTTCAACGGGAGCAATTGAGACTATCGCGAATAGATATTGTGTTGTAAAAATAGTGATTAGTAAGAGTAGTTTCATTGTTTTAGTGCCTATTTAATTTTTTTGGAATTATACAATAAGGTTATTTAGATGTAACTTTCTTTTATTTTTTCTACATGTAGAGCAATGGTGTGGTACTCTTTTGTATACTTGGAGTCTACTACATGTAAGAGTGGTTTGTACTTCAAGTAAGTTTCCCAAACCTTTTCACTTGAGCTTAGCCTACCTTTTTTTATAAGTTCAAAACAAACCGCAGCATTTATAAAACCTTTTAAAAGTTTTACTTCATCACTCTCTTCAAATCTTCGGGGAAACCATATAGCTTCTAAACTTTCATGGGCATCATAAAATTTCTCTTCATCAAGTTGTTGTATAAATTTTTTTAAAAGTTCTTTGTGGCTTATGGTTGTCATGCTATCTACTCATTGTCCTCTAAAACCATCATGTTTTTTCGCCAGTAACCCCTACCGCCCTTTAGTGATATGCAGTGGTGCAGAGGGAACTTCTCCTTGTACTCTTGAAGTCTGTTAAGGGTAGCTTTACCACTGTCGCAGTAAAAGACAAAGACACTTCCCTCAGCCTCTTGACTCAGTAAATATGGGTTGTAGAGAAATGTGTCAGCTTTTTCAATAGGAGAGAGGATAGTGTCAATTAGGATAACCTTGATACCATCAGCTTCAAGCTTTTGTTTATTTTGCAAAAACTCTTTTTGAGTCCATTCATCTGGGTATTTCATAAAACTCTTTTTTAAGCAGATTCAATTGGAAAATTTATACTAAACAAAGCGCCCTTATATGTAACACCTTCATACTTATACTCTGAGTTTGAAGCAGATATTTCCCCGTTGAGATGTTTATTGATTATAGACCCTGTCATGTGCAAACCAATTCCTGTTCCGTGCGACTTAGCTTTAGTTGTAAAATATGATTCAAACACTTTGTCTATTATGCGCTCAGGAATTCCGCCACCATTATCTTTTATCTCTATAAAAGCTCTATCATTTTTTTTGTAAATATCTATAAAAATCAGTTTTCTATTCTGATGAGAAAGTGTGAGTAGAGCATCTTTAGCATTTTTTAAAATATTAAGTATAGCTTGAGTCAGTTCATTCTCCAAAGCTGTTACTTCTACATATTCTATATTTTCTATGAGTTCTATATTGTGTGTTTTAAATAAATCTTTCATAAGAGACATTGTCTTATCAACGCAGCTTTTTAACGTGAAGGTTGATTTGTTTTTGTTTGGGATGTAAAAGTTTCTAAAATCATCTATTGTATGAGATAAATATTGTGTCTGGTCGTTGATATTTACAGCATATTCTCTTAATTGCTTATTTTCAATATCTTTCAAATCTATATCTACTATTATGTTGTTTGCCCACATGGATATAATTGATATAGGCTGTCTCCACTGGTGGGTGATATTCCCTATCATTTCTCCCATTGAAGCCATCTTTGATTGTTGGAAAAGTAAAATATCTTTTTTATCATTAGCCTCTTGTAGCTCTTTTGTACGCTCTAAAACTATTTCTTCCAACATCAAGTTTGATTTTAACAGCTCTCTGTTTCTGTCAGAAACCTGGTTAAACAAAGTATTCAATGAAAACAGTAGTGCTTCTCTGGCATTATTCCCCTCTGCTATATCCTCTTCATATGCTTCATGTGGAGTTTGTCCAGCTTCAATTTTTTTAATCTGCCTTGCCATATTTTGGTCTTTTCCAAGAATATGATAAGCGAGCCAATGAACCAAAAAATCTAATAACTCATCTGATATGCTAGACTGTCCGTCAATAGACTCTCATGCATTCTGGTGATTTCATCCAAAAAATATCTGTGATTTTTGATATGACTACTGATGTGACGCTCATCAACATTCATAGTTCTCATCAACTGCTCTTCTTCGTCAAAATGATAGAGTGTGTAGTCAAATAGTTCTTTAAAGACTCTCTCAAGGCTTACTGTATTTAACTTATCATCAGATAGTAAACTTCCATACTCGTTAATAATATCTACAAGCTTTTTATGTTGCTCGTCAATCATTTTCATATCAGTCAAATAGTACTTATCCCAGTGAAACGATTCCATAGTTATTGCCTTGTTTTATTTTAAAATATTATTATATATTAAAATATCTAGTTTTGTGCTGAGTTTTTCTTCGAGCTAAATAAAACTATAGTTGAGCTGAGAAGTGCACCTAAGAAAACTATGCTGTATCCAGTTGGTAAATCAAAATAGTATGAGGCTATAATGGCAACTATGCTAAAAAACCATCCAAAAAAGAAACTGTAAAGGAGTGGTTTTTTAAGCTCGAGAGATATCGCAACAAATGCTGGGGCAATTAAAAGGACAAACACTACTAATACGCCAGCTAGCTGTACTGATGATGTAACAGTTAGAGCCAGCAGGGAGAAAAACAGCAACTCCCTAACAAAGCCTTTTGTTTTAGGCAATATTTTCCATAATGCTAAGGCGATAAAAGCGTATATAATGGCACTTTTGTATAAATCGTTAGGAGAAGTAAAGAGTATATCGCTTGCTAGTAAAGATTTAAAATGCTCCATACCCTCAGCAGAGTGTGAAAGAACCATCATAATTCCACTCGCTCCCAAGACATATAAAAGACCTATAAAAGCCTCTAGCTTTATCTCTCTTTGAGATGCGATAGCTATTAAAAAAGCACTGAGCAGTGCAAAGGACAAAGTAAGAATGTAAAAATACTCTTCGTGAAAATAGCCCAAACTTATGGCAGAACCAAGTGCTGCGAATTGTGCTATTGCTAAATCTGTAAAGATTATTCCTCTTTTTAAAATTCCGACACCAAACCATGCATGAAGCATAACCAACACAACAACAAGTGCTATTGGGACTAAAAAAATATCTATCATTTTATAGCGCTTGTAAGATAATCAAACAGTGATGTCAAATCTTCCACAGACTCCAAGGCACCAACATCATGGGGCATTACAATAAGCGGTATATCTGCTTTAGATGATATAAACTGTGCCGTTTTTGTCGAGTGGTAAACATCGTGAAATATGGCATACGGCTTCTCATCTTCGATAAGCTTAATTAAGTTTAAAGTGTGTTTTGATGATGGTGGTATCCCAGGAAGCGGCTCAATGGCTCCTATATTCACTAGTCCGTAAGCTTCAAGAAAGTAGGCTAGAACATTATGAAATTGGATAATTTTCGTCCCTTTTTTATCAGCCATCTTCTCATTCCAAAGAGTGAGTTTTTTATTCCACTCTTGTGAAAAATCGGCATAATTTTTTTCATAAATATCACTATGCTCAATATCTATAGATGACAAAAACTCTTTAATAGTTTTTGCCAATACTAATATATTGTTGGGGTTGAGGTGAAAGTGGGGATTTCCGTCTGGGTGCAAATCTCCGCCCGAACGGTTTACACTTTGTGGCTTGTTTATCAATGCGACATAATTTGATAAGTTTAAAAAAGTTTTAGCATTAACATTTGTTTTTGGGTTGGCAGCTCTTTTTATAAGTGGAGGTAGCCAGCCGATTTCTAGTTGAGCACCATTCATAATAAGTGCATCAGCATTTCTTACTTTTGATATAAGAGATGGACGGGGGACTATAAAGTGCGGATCCCAATTTCCATTGGCAAGAACGATAGTATCTATATGCTCAGCACCAATGCTCTTTGTAATTGCCCCTATATAAGGGTAGCTGACCGCTATGTTCATATGAGCAAAAAGGGCAAGAGGTGTTAATATAATCAATAATAATTTATACATGTATTTTCCTTATTTATTTTTCTGATACCAAAGGCATCAAGCTTTAGTGGGCACAGCGCCCCAAGCGAGACAAAGTGACTTGTTGCTTTGTCGGACTATCAAAAAGAGTGGGCGCCATGAGCGCCTATTGCTATATTTGCTTGAAAGATAAGCGTATTGACACTTTGTTGCACACCATCTTCGTTGTACAAAGCATTATTTCGGCTGTACTGAAGACTAAATCTTGCAAATTCGCTTGTTCTGTACTCTAGCATTGCTGAGTATTTATCTAGGTTATTTGCTTCGTTTTGGTTTATGCCATCTGAGATAACATCATTTTTATAGATAGATTCGTATCTAAAGCCGACTTTGTAGCTTTGGTTCATTTGGTACTCTAGTTGAGTATAGAATCCGGCTTGTTTTTTTCTAAGATTTGCATTTCCTACTACATCACCAGTTGCATTTAGGTCATACTGAACTCCATCCATATCTCTCATAAGCAATTCACCCTGTAGAGAGATATAACTGTATGAATCCAAGTAGTGCTTTGCAAGTAAGTCAATCCCATAAAGTGAGCTGTCTCCACTAAACACATATGGTTCTTCAAGTCCGGAATAGTCAAGCCTTGAACTGCCGCTTGCATATGAAATACCACCAAAAATAGTAGTATCTCCAATGTCAAAAGATGATTTAACATAAGCTACAAAGAGTGATGGAGCACTAGACTCACCTGCAATAGGATTCTCCTCATCACCAAGTGCTGCTCTGCCAAACATCTGCTCATTTTCACCCTGTAAAATCTCTGCACCAACCATAAGATATGTATCTGTTGGAGCAGTCCACTGCAGTTGAAGTCCTGTCTCATTGATTGCGTGAAGACCTAAAAAGCTTTGGTAAACTAAAGGCATATCGCTAAAACTCCATAGGTGATGGTGTTTTTCTGTAAGGTAACCAAAATTTGAGAGAAATTTCCCCATTTTTACTTTTAAACCATGCCCTAATACGGTTGAAGTTATATATGCCTCTTCTATCTCAACCCCGTTTTGACTGTAGTGAAATATAGCATCCATTGTAAAGAATGGATCAACTGCACTAGAGATTGCCAACTCTGCATAGTTTAGGTTAAAGCCGCTATTTGCATTGTATGTTGAGTGGGTTATATCACCATCTGAATGAGAGCCAAGAAGACCGTGAATAACTCCTGGAACTTCAAGATGACCTATTTCACTATCTTTTTTATTTCTATTAACATAAGATGCATCCATTATAAGTGATATATCCGGCAAAAATTTTGACTGAGAGAAAGCACCGCTTTGGATTTGTGGTGTCTGCTCTTGAATAAGGTTTGCACTTTCAAGTTTTTCTATTTTTTCTTCTAGTTTTTGTATTGTAAGCTGCTGTTTACTCATCTGTGTTTTTAACTGATCAAAATCTGTATCAGCTAAAAGAAATGACGATGCAACTAATAGTAAGCATATTAGCTTTTTCATAGTTCTATCCTATTAATAATAATATTTTATTTTTATAAAGTTTTTTGTTTTATTTTGGGTAGTTAAGAAATGAAAGGAGGTGCGCGGTTTTGGTTGCTAGTTGCTTTTACATGTAGAGTTGAAAGTAGATTCTTTTGTGAAATTTTTTCAAAGTGGGAAATCTCAATATATTGAGTTTTACTTATAATATCTGCAGAAACTAAGTGGTTATCAACTATACAAACTTCACATGTATAACCATCAGTATGCATAATATGCTCAACTTCGTGTATAACACTAAATGTTGTAGCGATGACAAAAAGTATTGATAATAAAGCTCTGATTTTCATAAACGTATTATAGTGTGTAGATGTTTAAGTGATAGTTATATTATTTTGTTAGTTGATGAGTGGTGCATATTTAATTATCAAGCACCACCCACCCAAACTATTTTTTAAGCTAGTTCTTCTAAAGCTTTTTTAATGGCTAAAGGAAGAGGTAAGTCAACTTTATCACAATCTTTTTCAAGGCAACATCCGCACGTGGTTCCTGCGTCAGTCTCTTCCATAATAGCATCTAAGTTATCACCATGTTTTTTAACAGCCTCTTTAATAGCATCATATTTAACTTCATTACATTCGCATACTAACATTATATTTTT
The sequence above is drawn from the Candidatus Sulfurimonas baltica genome and encodes:
- a CDS encoding bacteriohemerythrin translates to MESFHWDKYYLTDMKMIDEQHKKLVDIINEYGSLLSDDKLNTVSLERVFKELFDYTLYHFDEEEQLMRTMNVDERHISSHIKNHRYFLDEITRMHESLLTDSLAYQMSY
- a CDS encoding metal ABC transporter substrate-binding protein: MYKLLLIILTPLALFAHMNIAVSYPYIGAITKSIGAEHIDTIVLANGNWDPHFIVPRPSLISKVRNADALIMNGAQLEIGWLPPLIKRAANPKTNVNAKTFLNLSNYVALINKPQSVNRSGGDLHPDGNPHFHLNPNNILVLAKTIKEFLSSIDIEHSDIYEKNYADFSQEWNKKLTLWNEKMADKKGTKIIQFHNVLAYFLEAYGLVNIGAIEPLPGIPPSSKHTLNLIKLIEDEKPYAIFHDVYHSTKTAQFISSKADIPLIVMPHDVGALESVEDLTSLFDYLTSAIK
- a CDS encoding sensor histidine kinase; protein product: MARQIKKIEAGQTPHEAYEEDIAEGNNAREALLFSLNTLFNQVSDRNRELLKSNLMLEEIVLERTKELQEANDKKDILLFQQSKMASMGEMIGNITHQWRQPISIISMWANNIIVDIDLKDIENKQLREYAVNINDQTQYLSHTIDDFRNFYIPNKNKSTFTLKSCVDKTMSLMKDLFKTHNIELIENIEYVEVTALENELTQAILNILKNAKDALLTLSHQNRKLIFIDIYKKNDRAFIEIKDNGGGIPERIIDKVFESYFTTKAKSHGTGIGLHMTGSIINKHLNGEISASNSEYKYEGVTYKGALFSINFPIESA
- a CDS encoding metal ABC transporter permease is translated as MIDIFLVPIALVVVLVMLHAWFGVGILKRGIIFTDLAIAQFAALGSAISLGYFHEEYFYILTLSFALLSAFLIAIASQREIKLEAFIGLLYVLGASGIMMVLSHSAEGMEHFKSLLASDILFTSPNDLYKSAIIYAFIALALWKILPKTKGFVRELLFFSLLALTVTSSVQLAGVLVVFVLLIAPAFVAISLELKKPLLYSFFFGWFFSIVAIIASYYFDLPTGYSIVFLGALLSSTIVLFSSKKNSAQN
- a CDS encoding (2Fe-2S)-binding protein translates to MLVCECNEVKYDAIKEAVKKHGDNLDAIMEETDAGTTCGCCLEKDCDKVDLPLPLAIKKALEELA